The genomic region CTACACCACCCCCGAAGACATCATCCAGTGGAACGCCGCTTCGGAGGACTGGCATACGACGGCCGCAACGGTCGATCTGCGGCCTGGCGGCGTGTTTTCCTCGCGCATGGAGGCGAAGGATGGAAGCATAGGGTTTGATTTTGCTGGCACCTACACCAGGGTCGTCCCGCATCGCCTGATCGAATACGATTTTGGGGACCGTAAAGCAGCGATCACCTTTGAGGAAGAGCCCGCCGGCGTCCGGGTGCGCGTCCGCTTCGACCCGGAGACCGAGCATCCCGTCGAGATGCAGCGGGACGGGTGGCAGGCTATCCTGAATAATTTCAAACGGCATGTCGAAGCCGGCGGGCGCTAAAGAGGAGTCCTATGCCCCGCCACGCCGTAACCTCCCCGAATGCCGCCACCGTCGGCCCCTACTCCCACGCCGTCTGGGCCGGCGAGCTG from Rhodothermales bacterium harbors:
- a CDS encoding SRPBCC family protein — protein: MQITVETTVAAPLAEAWRAYTTPEDIIQWNAASEDWHTTAATVDLRPGGVFSSRMEAKDGSIGFDFAGTYTRVVPHRLIEYDFGDRKAAITFEEEPAGVRVRVRFDPETEHPVEMQRDGWQAILNNFKRHVEAGGR